The following are from one region of the Amycolatopsis sp. QT-25 genome:
- a CDS encoding ABC transporter permease subunit, protein MGNLIKAEFRKTLTLKAWWALMIPAVVFAFAFALFWGMITNDFSDFLGRSDTRELTEALGISTGELPVGLLALGHGINIGTMIPIIFGVFALAGEYTKKTITTTFLTAPNRVSALSAKMITYIAWGAIYGVIIVGAASLGTVITVDSARLPTAGQWLGVLGAGVLATILATLFGIGVGAVWRSVVGSIITLTIWMLVVENVLVFVMFGVADVTWLGGVLPNGTVNGIVGAIGAEAFGAAGVKVPGLQDETAWALQYAAGAPGAFSWWASALIFFGWTMIFFLAGWAVNQKKDIT, encoded by the coding sequence ATGGGCAACCTGATCAAGGCGGAGTTCCGCAAGACGCTCACGCTCAAGGCGTGGTGGGCGCTGATGATCCCCGCGGTGGTCTTCGCCTTCGCGTTCGCCCTGTTCTGGGGCATGATCACCAACGACTTCAGTGACTTCCTCGGCCGTTCCGACACCCGTGAGCTGACCGAGGCGCTCGGCATCTCGACCGGCGAACTGCCCGTCGGCCTGCTCGCGCTCGGGCACGGCATCAACATCGGCACGATGATCCCGATCATCTTCGGTGTCTTCGCCCTCGCCGGCGAGTACACGAAGAAGACGATCACCACGACGTTCCTCACCGCCCCGAACCGGGTTTCGGCGTTGAGCGCGAAGATGATCACCTACATCGCCTGGGGCGCGATCTACGGCGTGATCATCGTGGGCGCGGCGAGCCTCGGCACCGTGATCACGGTCGACAGCGCGCGCCTGCCCACCGCGGGCCAGTGGCTCGGCGTGCTCGGGGCGGGTGTCCTCGCGACCATCCTGGCGACCCTGTTCGGCATCGGGGTCGGCGCGGTCTGGCGCAGCGTCGTCGGCAGCATCATCACGCTGACCATCTGGATGCTGGTGGTCGAGAACGTCCTCGTGTTCGTCATGTTCGGCGTCGCCGACGTCACGTGGCTGGGCGGCGTCCTGCCGAACGGCACGGTCAACGGCATCGTGGGCGCCATCGGTGCCGAGGCGTTCGGCGCCGCCGGCGTGAAGGTCCCCGGCCTCCAGGACGAGACGGCGTGGGCACTGCAGTACGCGGCGGGCGCTCCCGGCGCGTTCTCGTGGTGGGCCTCGGCGCTCATCTTCTTCGGCTGGACGATGATCTTCTTCCTCGCCGGCTGGGCCGTGAACCAGAAGAAGGACATCACCTGA
- a CDS encoding ABC transporter ATP-binding protein, which produces MRRLAASCWKHPWLVVLSLGAAIIGVGLQAAAPLLIREALDDAVAGDTSRLGLLAAVMAVLQVLTFGNAFARRYVGGRLALDVQHDLRRQVFNAVSRLDGGKQDALRTGQVASRAISDLQLVTSVLMQVPLSAGSVIFALLSLGAMLWMSPTLTLIAMVVAPAIAIIMAVSRKRLFPATWAAQQRAADVAQQVEETVTGVRVVKGFGQEAREVAKLEKTAKKLFAERMRAARLSALPTATTAALPAAGQVAVLAVGGVLALKGEISLGTFLAFATYLSILIGPARMISSLIVQAQLTRAGAERVNELIDAQPDVVDSPDARPLPEGPLGVRLEDVSFGYTRSDPVLDGLTLEARPGETLALVGTAGSGKSTISLLLPRFYDVHSGSVQVGDLDVRDVRQHDLRGVIGVVFEEAFLFSSSVRDNIAYGRPDAGDEEIRAAARAAEADEFIQRLPEGYDTLVGERGLTLSGGQRQRLGLARALMTDPRVLVLDDATSAIDTVTEAAIHDTLRSVTASRTTLLIAHRRSTLALADRIAVLDKGRVVDVGTEEELLARCPLFRELVAGPGDDVEEPHRCEGLDCGPAGITPALWPEQDKADELSGERKGTGGEWDVDLPPSGELLEGVRKLPPATDAPHLPGTDVTAPEPKFRLGRLLNPVRGPLAVVIGLVAADALATIAMPALYQYGIDGGVRAGAEAVIWLAAGIGALVILTDWLVVYLQTRMTARVGETVLYSLRVRSYAHLQRLGLDFYERELSGKIMTRMTTDVDALSTFLQTGVAQAVVSALTLVGIAAALMITDIGLATYALAVLPILVVATVIFRRASSRAYTEARERVSVVNADMQENVNGLRVAQAYTREERTAEKFASRSDEYRRSRLRAQRYVATYFPFAAMLSGLAEVVVLIVGANRVAAGTLSAGVLVAFLLYLGQFFSPIQQLSSVFDGYQQARVGLTRIGDLLRTPTSVPAAENPVPVPERLRGEVSFKDVDFAYPATDDPALKELTLEVASGETVALVGATGAGKSTAVKLVARFYDATGGVVRIDGTDIREYDLAALRTRMGVVPQEAHLFSGTVADNVRYGRPTATDAEVEEAVRSVGALDGVAALPAGFHQPVGERGRSLSAGQRQLVALARAELVDPDVLLLDEATAALDPSTEAAVLRATEQLARRRTTFVVAHRLATAAKADRIVVLDHGRIIEQGTHAELVAADGHYARLWSLG; this is translated from the coding sequence ATCCGCCGCCTGGCCGCTTCGTGCTGGAAACATCCCTGGCTCGTCGTGCTGTCGCTGGGTGCGGCCATCATCGGCGTCGGGTTGCAGGCCGCCGCTCCGCTGCTGATCCGCGAGGCGCTCGACGACGCCGTCGCCGGCGACACCTCCCGTCTCGGCCTGCTCGCCGCCGTGATGGCGGTACTGCAGGTGCTGACCTTCGGCAACGCCTTCGCCCGCCGGTACGTCGGCGGGCGGCTGGCCCTCGACGTCCAGCACGACCTGCGCCGCCAGGTGTTCAACGCGGTCTCCCGGCTCGACGGCGGCAAGCAGGACGCGCTGCGCACCGGGCAGGTCGCCTCCCGCGCGATCTCGGACCTGCAATTGGTCACGTCGGTCCTGATGCAGGTGCCGCTTTCGGCGGGATCGGTGATCTTCGCGCTCCTGTCGCTCGGCGCGATGCTGTGGATGTCGCCGACGCTGACCCTGATCGCGATGGTGGTCGCCCCCGCGATCGCGATCATCATGGCGGTGAGCCGGAAACGGCTCTTCCCGGCGACGTGGGCGGCCCAGCAGCGCGCGGCCGACGTCGCGCAGCAGGTCGAGGAAACCGTCACCGGCGTACGCGTCGTGAAGGGCTTCGGCCAGGAAGCGCGCGAGGTCGCGAAGCTGGAAAAGACGGCGAAGAAGCTCTTCGCCGAACGCATGCGCGCGGCGCGGCTCTCGGCCTTGCCGACGGCGACGACGGCGGCGCTGCCCGCGGCCGGTCAGGTCGCGGTGCTGGCGGTCGGCGGCGTCCTCGCGCTGAAGGGCGAGATCAGCCTCGGCACCTTCCTGGCGTTCGCCACCTACCTGTCCATCCTGATCGGCCCGGCACGGATGATTTCGAGCCTCATCGTCCAGGCCCAGCTGACCAGGGCCGGGGCGGAACGGGTCAACGAACTGATCGACGCGCAGCCGGACGTCGTCGACAGCCCGGACGCGCGGCCACTGCCCGAAGGCCCGCTCGGCGTCCGGCTGGAGGACGTCTCCTTCGGCTACACGCGGTCGGATCCCGTGCTCGACGGTCTCACGCTGGAGGCCCGGCCGGGCGAAACCCTCGCGCTCGTCGGCACCGCCGGTTCGGGCAAGTCGACGATCTCCTTGCTGCTGCCCCGGTTCTACGACGTGCACAGCGGTTCGGTCCAGGTCGGTGACCTCGACGTCCGCGACGTCCGGCAGCACGACCTGCGCGGCGTGATCGGCGTGGTCTTCGAGGAGGCGTTCCTCTTCTCCTCGTCGGTGCGCGACAACATCGCCTACGGCAGGCCGGACGCCGGCGACGAAGAGATCCGCGCGGCCGCGCGAGCGGCGGAGGCGGACGAGTTCATCCAGCGCCTTCCCGAGGGGTACGACACGCTCGTCGGCGAGCGCGGCCTCACGCTTTCGGGCGGTCAGCGGCAGCGGCTCGGCCTCGCCAGGGCGCTGATGACCGACCCGCGTGTCCTCGTCCTCGACGACGCGACGTCCGCCATCGACACGGTCACCGAGGCGGCCATCCACGACACGCTGCGGTCCGTCACCGCGAGCCGGACCACCCTGCTGATCGCGCACCGCCGCTCCACCCTCGCCCTCGCCGACCGGATCGCCGTGCTGGACAAGGGCCGCGTCGTCGACGTCGGCACCGAGGAGGAACTGCTGGCTCGCTGCCCGCTGTTCCGCGAACTCGTCGCGGGTCCCGGTGACGACGTCGAGGAACCGCACCGCTGCGAAGGACTCGACTGTGGCCCCGCGGGCATCACCCCCGCTCTGTGGCCGGAGCAGGACAAGGCCGACGAACTGTCGGGCGAGCGCAAGGGCACCGGCGGTGAATGGGACGTCGACCTGCCGCCGAGCGGAGAACTCCTCGAAGGCGTCCGGAAACTGCCGCCCGCCACGGACGCCCCGCACCTGCCGGGCACCGACGTCACCGCGCCCGAGCCGAAGTTCCGGCTCGGGCGCCTGCTGAACCCGGTGCGCGGCCCGCTCGCCGTGGTGATCGGGCTGGTGGCGGCGGACGCGCTGGCCACCATCGCGATGCCCGCGCTGTACCAGTACGGCATCGACGGCGGGGTGCGTGCCGGAGCGGAGGCGGTGATCTGGCTGGCCGCCGGCATCGGTGCCTTGGTGATCCTCACGGACTGGCTGGTGGTCTACCTCCAGACCAGGATGACGGCACGGGTCGGGGAGACGGTGCTGTATTCGCTGCGCGTCCGCAGTTACGCCCATCTGCAACGGCTCGGGCTCGACTTCTACGAGCGCGAACTGTCCGGGAAGATCATGACCCGGATGACGACCGACGTCGACGCCCTCTCGACGTTCCTGCAGACCGGCGTCGCGCAGGCCGTGGTGAGCGCGCTGACCCTGGTCGGGATCGCGGCGGCGCTGATGATCACCGACATCGGGCTGGCGACGTACGCGCTCGCGGTGCTGCCGATCCTCGTCGTGGCGACGGTGATCTTCCGCCGGGCGTCGTCCAGGGCGTACACCGAAGCCCGGGAGCGGGTGAGCGTCGTCAACGCGGACATGCAGGAGAACGTGAACGGTCTGCGGGTCGCGCAGGCCTACACCCGCGAGGAGCGGACGGCGGAGAAGTTCGCTTCCCGCAGCGACGAGTACCGGCGTTCGCGGCTGCGCGCCCAGCGCTATGTCGCGACATACTTCCCTTTCGCGGCAATGCTTTCCGGATTGGCCGAGGTCGTCGTGCTGATCGTCGGCGCGAACCGGGTCGCGGCGGGCACGCTGTCGGCCGGTGTGCTGGTGGCGTTCCTGTTGTACCTCGGCCAGTTCTTCTCGCCGATCCAGCAACTGTCCTCGGTGTTCGACGGCTACCAGCAGGCGCGAGTCGGCCTGACCCGCATCGGTGACCTCCTCCGCACGCCGACTTCCGTTCCGGCGGCGGAAAACCCGGTCCCGGTCCCGGAGCGGTTACGAGGCGAGGTCTCCTTCAAGGACGTCGATTTCGCTTACCCCGCGACGGATGACCCCGCTTTGAAAGAGCTGACGCTGGAGGTCGCTTCCGGGGAGACCGTCGCCTTGGTCGGCGCGACGGGCGCCGGCAAGTCGACAGCGGTGAAGCTCGTCGCGCGCTTCTACGACGCCACAGGCGGCGTGGTCCGGATCGACGGGACCGATATCCGCGAGTACGACCTGGCCGCCCTCCGCACGCGAATGGGCGTGGTACCACAGGAAGCGCATCTGTTCTCGGGAACCGTCGCGGACAATGTGCGCTACGGCAGGCCGACCGCGACGGACGCGGAGGTCGAGGAAGCGGTGCGATCCGTCGGCGCGCTCGACGGGGTCGCCGCGCTCCCGGCCGGTTTCCACCAGCCCGTCGGTGAACGCGGACGGTCGCTTTCGGCCGGGCAACGGCAACTCGTCGCCCTCGCCCGCGCCGAACTCGTCGATCCGGACGTCCTCCTGCTCGACGAAGCGACCGCGGCCCTCGACCCGTCCACCGAAGCCGCCGTCCTGCGCGCCACGGAACAACTCGCCCGCCGCCGCACGACGTTCGTGGTCGCGCACCGCCTCGCCACCGCCGCCAAGGCCGACCGGATCGTGGTGCTGGACCACGGCCGCATCATCGAACAAGGCACCCACGCGGAACTGGTCGCCGCGGATGGCCACTACGCGCGCCTTTGGTCACTGGGCTGA
- a CDS encoding DUF4291 domain-containing protein has translation MKEELPARQIRAVHTETTIRVYQAYSPAIADAAVKAGTFVPPFKRERMTWIKPSFLWMAYRCGWAAKPGQERVLALDITREGFAWALEHAALSHYDPDVHPDRKTWQDEVKTSPVRVQWDPERSIRLGALRHRSLQMGLSGEAVDRYVDKWITAVTDVTSTMREIGALVAANRIEDAEALLPAERPYPG, from the coding sequence ATGAAAGAAGAGCTCCCGGCACGGCAGATCCGCGCCGTGCACACCGAAACCACGATCCGCGTCTATCAGGCGTACTCGCCGGCCATCGCCGACGCCGCCGTGAAGGCGGGCACGTTCGTGCCGCCGTTCAAACGCGAACGCATGACCTGGATCAAGCCGTCCTTCCTCTGGATGGCGTATCGCTGCGGTTGGGCCGCGAAGCCCGGTCAAGAACGCGTACTCGCCCTCGACATCACTCGCGAAGGTTTCGCCTGGGCGCTCGAACACGCGGCGCTCAGCCACTACGACCCGGACGTCCACCCCGACCGGAAGACGTGGCAGGACGAGGTCAAGACCAGCCCCGTCCGCGTCCAGTGGGATCCGGAACGCAGCATCCGGCTCGGCGCCTTACGGCACCGTTCACTCCAGATGGGCCTGAGCGGCGAGGCCGTCGATCGCTATGTCGACAAATGGATCACGGCCGTCACCGACGTCACCTCGACCATGCGCGAGATCGGGGCCCTGGTCGCGGCGAACCGCATCGAAGACGCCGAAGCGCTGCTACCCGCGGAGCGCCCGTACCCCGGTTAA
- a CDS encoding multifunctional oxoglutarate decarboxylase/oxoglutarate dehydrogenase thiamine pyrophosphate-binding subunit/dihydrolipoyllysine-residue succinyltransferase subunit encodes MSSSSPASQFGPNEWVVEEMYDQFLADPSSVDAAWHDFFADFKPTQAAQTKADDARQTSAETAKEGPGSNGQASAPSPQTVRNAESTAKQTAPKTEAKPAPAKPAPKTEAKAAAPKSAPKAAEKAPAKPAEKDAEPESKQLRGAAAAIAKNMDASLSVPTATSVRAVPAKLMADNRIVINNHLKRTRGGKISFTHLIGYAMVRALKNFPNMNRHYQLIDGKPFAVTPEHVNFGLAIDMKGKEGSRTLVVASIKATENMTFMQFWQAYEEIVKKARNGKLTADDFAGTTISLTNPGGIGTNHSVPRLQAGQGAIIGVGAMQYPAHFEGTSEKALVDLGVSKIMTLTSTYDHRIIQGAESGEFLKRIHELLLGEDGFYDDVFTSLRLPYEPIRWVADIPDGPVDKTARVIELIDAFRMRGHLMADTDPLNYRQRSHADLDVLSHGLTLWDLDREFPVGGFAGQERMKLRDILGVLRNSYCRTVGIEYTHILDPEERRWIQDRIEIPHEKPDPAVQKYVLSKLNAAEAFETFLQTKYVGQKRFSLEGGETAIPLLDTLLDKAAEHELDEVVIGMPHRGRLNVLANIVGKPIAQIFQEFEGNLDPGQAHGSGDVKYHLGAEGKYFRMFGDGETKVSLTANPSHLETVDPVLEGIVRAKQDILDKGDSDTGGFSVLPVLMHGDAAFAGQGVVAETLNLALLRGYRTGGTVHVIVNNQVGFTTAPEHSRSSQYATDVAKMIGSPIFHVNGDDPEAAHWVAKLAVDYRQAFHKDVVIDLICYRRRGHNEGDDPSMTQPAMYDIIDTKRSVRKTYTESLIGRGDISVEEAEAALRDFSSQLEHVFNEVRELEKHPAKASPSVEEEQQVPAKVPTATTSEVIEHIGDAFLNVPEGFTPHPRVKPVMERRHKMSREGGIDWAFGELLAFGSLAMEGRLVRLSGQDSRRGTFTQRHSVLIDRKTGQEYSPLASLAEGQGRVMIYDSALSEYAAVGFEYGYSVANSEALVMWEAQFGDFVNGAQTVIDEYISSGEAKWGQLSDVVLLLPHGHEGQGPDHTSGRIERFLSLCAEGSMTVSVPSTPANYFHLLRRHALDGVNRPLVVFTPKSMLRNKAATSAVEDFTGQSKFMSVIDDADVDPSKVRKVLLTSGKLYWELVAERTKREANDIAIVRVEQYYPLPKKKLLAALERYNGAPAVWVQEEPENQGAWPFFGLNLPRKLPEVFSSLDVVSRRPMAAPSAGSSKVHEVEQKALIARAFD; translated from the coding sequence GTGTCCAGCAGCAGCCCTGCGTCACAATTCGGCCCCAACGAGTGGGTCGTCGAGGAAATGTACGACCAGTTCCTCGCCGACCCCAGCTCAGTCGATGCCGCCTGGCACGACTTCTTCGCGGACTTCAAGCCAACGCAGGCCGCGCAGACCAAGGCTGACGACGCGCGTCAGACCTCCGCGGAGACCGCCAAGGAGGGCCCGGGCTCCAACGGCCAGGCCTCCGCGCCGTCCCCGCAGACGGTCCGCAACGCCGAGTCCACCGCGAAGCAGACGGCCCCGAAGACCGAGGCGAAGCCCGCCCCCGCGAAGCCCGCCCCGAAGACCGAGGCGAAGGCGGCGGCCCCCAAGTCCGCGCCCAAGGCGGCCGAGAAGGCCCCGGCCAAGCCCGCCGAGAAGGACGCCGAGCCGGAGTCGAAGCAGCTCCGTGGTGCCGCGGCCGCGATCGCGAAGAACATGGACGCCTCGCTGTCCGTGCCGACGGCCACGAGTGTGCGCGCCGTCCCGGCGAAGCTGATGGCCGACAACCGCATCGTCATCAACAACCACCTCAAGCGCACGCGCGGCGGCAAGATCTCCTTCACGCACCTCATCGGGTACGCGATGGTGCGCGCGCTGAAGAACTTCCCGAACATGAACCGGCACTACCAGCTGATCGACGGGAAGCCGTTCGCGGTCACGCCGGAGCACGTGAACTTCGGTCTCGCGATCGACATGAAGGGCAAGGAAGGCTCCCGCACGCTCGTCGTGGCCTCCATCAAGGCCACCGAGAACATGACCTTCATGCAGTTCTGGCAGGCCTACGAGGAGATCGTCAAGAAGGCCCGCAACGGCAAGCTGACCGCTGACGACTTCGCCGGCACCACGATCTCGCTGACCAACCCCGGCGGCATCGGCACCAACCACTCGGTGCCGCGGTTGCAGGCGGGCCAGGGCGCGATCATCGGCGTCGGCGCCATGCAGTACCCGGCGCATTTCGAGGGCACCAGCGAGAAGGCCCTGGTCGACCTCGGTGTCTCGAAGATCATGACGCTGACCTCGACGTACGACCACCGCATCATCCAGGGTGCGGAGTCGGGCGAGTTCCTCAAGCGCATCCACGAGCTGCTGCTCGGCGAAGACGGCTTCTACGACGACGTCTTCACCAGCCTGCGCCTGCCCTACGAGCCGATCCGCTGGGTCGCCGACATCCCGGACGGCCCGGTCGACAAGACCGCGCGCGTGATCGAGCTGATCGACGCCTTCCGCATGCGCGGTCACCTGATGGCCGACACCGACCCGCTGAACTACCGGCAGCGCAGCCACGCCGACCTCGACGTCCTCTCCCACGGCCTGACCCTGTGGGACCTGGACCGCGAGTTCCCGGTCGGCGGCTTCGCCGGCCAGGAGCGGATGAAGCTGCGTGACATCCTCGGCGTGCTGCGCAACTCCTACTGCCGCACCGTCGGCATCGAGTACACGCACATCCTCGACCCCGAGGAGCGTCGCTGGATCCAGGACCGCATCGAGATCCCGCACGAGAAGCCGGACCCCGCGGTCCAGAAGTACGTGCTCTCGAAGCTGAACGCCGCCGAGGCGTTCGAGACCTTCCTGCAGACCAAGTACGTCGGCCAGAAGCGGTTCTCCCTCGAAGGTGGCGAGACCGCGATCCCGCTGCTCGACACGCTGCTGGACAAGGCCGCCGAGCACGAACTCGACGAGGTCGTCATCGGCATGCCGCACCGCGGCCGCCTGAACGTGCTGGCGAACATCGTCGGCAAGCCGATCGCGCAGATCTTCCAGGAGTTCGAGGGCAACCTCGACCCCGGCCAGGCGCACGGTTCGGGTGACGTGAAGTACCACCTCGGCGCCGAGGGCAAGTACTTCCGCATGTTCGGTGACGGCGAGACCAAGGTGTCGCTGACCGCGAACCCGTCGCACCTGGAGACCGTCGACCCGGTGCTCGAAGGCATCGTCCGCGCGAAGCAGGACATCCTCGACAAGGGCGACAGTGACACAGGGGGCTTCTCCGTGCTGCCCGTCCTGATGCACGGCGACGCGGCCTTCGCGGGCCAGGGCGTCGTGGCCGAGACCCTGAACCTGGCGCTGCTGCGCGGGTACCGCACCGGCGGCACCGTGCACGTCATCGTCAACAACCAGGTCGGTTTCACCACCGCGCCCGAGCACTCGCGTTCGAGCCAGTACGCCACCGACGTCGCGAAGATGATCGGTTCGCCGATCTTCCACGTGAACGGCGACGACCCCGAGGCCGCGCACTGGGTGGCCAAGCTGGCCGTCGACTACCGCCAGGCGTTCCACAAGGACGTCGTGATCGACCTGATCTGCTACCGCCGCCGCGGCCACAACGAGGGCGACGACCCCTCGATGACGCAGCCGGCGATGTACGACATCATCGACACGAAGCGTTCGGTCCGGAAGACCTACACCGAATCGCTGATCGGCCGCGGCGACATCTCCGTCGAAGAGGCCGAAGCCGCGTTGCGCGACTTCTCCAGCCAGCTGGAGCACGTGTTCAACGAGGTCCGCGAGCTGGAGAAGCACCCGGCGAAGGCCAGCCCCTCCGTCGAGGAGGAGCAGCAGGTCCCGGCCAAGGTGCCCACCGCCACCACCAGCGAGGTCATCGAGCACATCGGTGACGCGTTCCTCAACGTGCCCGAGGGCTTCACCCCGCACCCGCGGGTCAAGCCGGTCATGGAACGCCGCCACAAGATGTCCCGCGAAGGCGGCATCGACTGGGCGTTCGGTGAGCTGCTCGCCTTCGGTTCGCTGGCCATGGAAGGCCGCCTCGTGCGGCTGTCCGGCCAAGACTCCCGCCGCGGCACCTTCACCCAGCGCCACTCGGTGCTGATCGACCGCAAGACCGGCCAGGAGTACTCGCCGCTGGCCAGCCTCGCCGAGGGCCAGGGCCGCGTCATGATCTACGACTCGGCGTTGTCCGAGTACGCCGCGGTCGGCTTCGAGTACGGCTACTCCGTGGCCAACTCCGAAGCGCTGGTCATGTGGGAAGCGCAGTTCGGTGACTTCGTCAACGGCGCGCAGACCGTCATCGACGAGTACATCTCCTCCGGCGAGGCCAAGTGGGGCCAGCTCTCCGACGTCGTGCTGCTGCTGCCGCACGGCCACGAAGGCCAGGGCCCGGACCACACCTCCGGCCGCATCGAGCGCTTCCTCTCGCTGTGCGCCGAAGGCTCCATGACCGTCTCCGTGCCGTCGACCCCGGCGAACTACTTCCACCTGCTCCGCCGCCACGCCCTCGACGGAGTCAACCGGCCGCTGGTGGTCTTCACCCCCAAGTCGATGCTGCGCAACAAGGCGGCGACCTCGGCGGTCGAGGACTTCACCGGCCAGTCGAAGTTCATGTCGGTCATCGACGACGCCGATGTCGACCCGTCGAAGGTGCGCAAGGTCCTGCTGACCTCGGGCAAGCTCTACTGGGAGCTGGTGGCCGAGCGGACGAAGCGCGAGGCGAACGACATCGCGATCGTGCGGGTCGAGCAGTACTACCCGCTGCCGAAGAAGAAGCTGCTGGCGGCGCTCGAGCGCTACAACGGCGCTCCCGCGGTCTGGGTCCAGGAGGAGCCGGAGAACCAGGGCGCGTGGCCGTTCTTCGGCCTGAACCTGCCGCGGAAGCTCCCGGAGGTGTTCTCCAGCCTGGACGTCGTTTCGCGTCGTCCGATGGCGGCCCCGTCGGCCGGTTCGTCCAAGGTGCACGAGGTCGAGCAGAAGGCGCTGATCGCGCGGGCGTTCGACTGA
- a CDS encoding S8 family peptidase translates to MNNSLGTLKRRLPAFGVAAAVAVLTALGGTTVASAAEGSIVNAGSDKAVKDSYIVVLKDGSSVEATAKSVTKRHGGTIEKTFASSVHGFSGVLTEKQAKRVAADPAVAYVEQNQTVSISADQPNPPSWGLDRVDQRNLPLDQKYSYSTTASNVTAYVVDTGILTTHPDFGGRATHGRDTVDNDNDATDCQGHGTHVAGTIGGTAHGLAKGVKLVAVRVLNCSGSGTTAGVIAGVDWVTANAVKPAVANMSLGGGASATLDQAVQRSIASGVTYGVAAGNDTGANACNVSPARTPEAITVGSTTNTDARSSFSNIGTCLDIFAPGSNITSTWLNNGTNTISGTSMATPHVVGAAALYASANPTATPKQVRDALVANGTKDKVTNPGAGSPNVLLYTGADGGPGPEPTPCGTQTNSGVVAIPDAGAAVTSTITVANCARNASATTKVAVNITHTYVGDLVIDLVAPDGSSYRLKNSNNDSSDNINTTYTANVSAEAANGAWKLKVQDVYRADTGSLNSWSLTV, encoded by the coding sequence TTGAACAATTCCCTGGGAACCCTGAAGAGACGACTGCCCGCCTTCGGTGTGGCCGCGGCCGTCGCCGTGCTGACGGCGCTGGGCGGTACCACCGTCGCGTCGGCGGCGGAGGGTTCGATCGTCAACGCGGGTAGCGACAAGGCCGTCAAGGACAGCTACATCGTCGTGCTGAAGGACGGCTCGTCGGTCGAAGCCACCGCGAAGAGCGTGACCAAGCGCCACGGCGGCACGATCGAGAAGACCTTCGCTTCTTCGGTCCACGGTTTCTCCGGTGTGCTGACCGAAAAGCAGGCGAAGCGCGTCGCCGCCGACCCCGCGGTGGCCTACGTGGAGCAGAACCAGACGGTCTCGATTTCGGCGGATCAGCCGAACCCGCCGTCGTGGGGCCTGGACCGGGTCGACCAGCGGAACCTTCCGCTGGACCAGAAGTACAGCTACAGCACCACGGCCTCGAACGTCACCGCCTACGTCGTCGACACCGGCATCCTCACCACGCACCCCGACTTCGGCGGGCGCGCGACCCACGGCCGTGACACCGTCGACAACGACAACGACGCCACGGACTGCCAGGGCCACGGCACCCACGTCGCCGGCACCATCGGCGGTACCGCGCACGGTCTGGCCAAGGGCGTCAAGCTCGTCGCCGTCCGCGTGCTGAACTGCTCCGGTTCCGGGACGACCGCCGGCGTCATCGCCGGTGTCGACTGGGTGACCGCGAACGCCGTCAAGCCGGCCGTCGCGAACATGAGCCTCGGCGGCGGCGCGTCGGCCACCCTCGACCAGGCCGTCCAGCGGTCGATCGCGTCGGGTGTCACCTATGGTGTCGCGGCCGGTAACGACACGGGCGCCAACGCCTGCAACGTCTCGCCCGCCCGTACACCGGAAGCGATCACCGTCGGCTCGACGACGAACACGGACGCGCGGTCCAGCTTCTCCAACATCGGCACCTGCCTCGACATCTTCGCGCCGGGCAGCAACATCACGTCGACGTGGCTGAACAACGGCACCAACACCATCAGCGGTACCTCGATGGCGACCCCGCACGTCGTCGGCGCGGCGGCCCTGTACGCCTCCGCCAACCCGACGGCCACGCCGAAGCAGGTCCGTGACGCCCTGGTCGCCAACGGCACCAAGGACAAGGTGACCAACCCGGGTGCCGGTTCGCCGAACGTGCTGCTCTACACCGGCGCCGACGGTGGCCCCGGCCCCGAGCCGACCCCCTGTGGCACGCAGACCAACAGCGGCGTCGTCGCCATCCCCGACGCCGGTGCCGCGGTGACCAGCACGATCACCGTCGCGAACTGCGCCCGCAACGCCTCGGCCACCACCAAGGTCGCGGTGAACATCACGCACACCTACGTCGGTGACCTCGTCATCGACCTGGTCGCACCGGACGGCAGCTCGTACCGCCTGAAGAATTCGAACAACGACTCGTCCGACAACATCAACACCACCTACACCGCCAACGTCTCGGCCGAGGCCGCGAACGGCGCCTGGAAGCTGAAGGTGCAGGACGTGTACCGGGCCGACACCGGCTCGCTCAACAGCTGGTCGCTGACCGTCTGA
- a CDS encoding N-acetyltransferase: protein MLLRQEIPADRAAIHAVHLAAFAKHSVSVVEARLVDELREDGALIGALSIVAEREGKVVGHVCCSPAQLGSDEKSAVGLGPLGVLPEYHASGIGSALVHAVLGAADALGYGAVVLLGDPAYYARFGFVLAAQHGITPPVAEWAPHFQVRTLRAYRPDLQGEFRYSPAFDRL, encoded by the coding sequence ATGCTGCTCCGACAGGAAATCCCGGCCGACCGCGCGGCGATCCACGCCGTGCATCTGGCCGCGTTCGCGAAACACAGTGTCTCGGTGGTCGAGGCGAGACTCGTCGATGAACTGCGGGAGGACGGCGCCCTGATCGGCGCACTGTCCATCGTGGCCGAACGCGAGGGCAAGGTCGTCGGGCATGTCTGCTGCAGCCCGGCCCAGCTCGGCTCCGACGAGAAGTCGGCGGTGGGCCTCGGTCCGCTCGGTGTCCTGCCCGAGTACCACGCCTCCGGCATCGGCTCCGCGCTCGTGCACGCGGTTCTCGGCGCGGCGGACGCCCTCGGCTACGGCGCCGTCGTCCTGCTGGGCGACCCGGCTTACTACGCCCGCTTCGGCTTCGTACTCGCCGCCCAGCACGGGATCACGCCGCCGGTCGCGGAATGGGCGCCGCACTTCCAGGTCCGCACCCTTCGCGCGTACAGACCCGATCTCCAGGGCGAGTTCCGCTACTCCCCCGCCTTCGACCGCCTGTGA